The sequence below is a genomic window from Plasmodium cynomolgi strain B DNA, scaffold: 1028, whole genome shotgun sequence.
GaattatcattataataattgttattttgaaatatatgaataaatttatttcattcctTGATCCTTTTacacataatttattaatatgtacTATATGCttcaaattaatttattacataaatttgGATTTCGtcattatgtatatttatcataaaataaaggaaacaCATCATAACATTTTTCGTACatcattttataaataatgtaaaatttaCATCATGCTTGGAAATAAATGGgccatatgtttttttatatattgaaTTGTTGTATAATTCGAATTTGTAGGTTATTTCAtgtaattttcaaatttaatataaattgcactctatgaatttatttaattgttaatCATTCTTAGGAATGTGTCGAAGAATTGTAATCTATATTATACGCTATATTCTGTTTTATTCCCATTGATCTTTCAGAAGTAGGTAATAATGTGTTAGTACTATCGAACtgattttcgaaaaatacattttttcttcgctttcTATGAGTTAATAGTGATCCAATTGGAGTAAACTATATTATAGATAAATTGTATGAATCATAAATGTATAGAGTTTATCCTGTTTTAGTAAAATATGCAATAATATGTGTAATATCTATTATTAATCGGTAaatcaaataatttaacCTTATATAGTACAAATAGTAGAAAGGACAATGTTGTTAGTATGATTATAGGAATTATTACAATAACACGAAGATCTTGTTTTATAGGAGATGGCAATATTTTGTGTGCACCGTTACTACATGTTTCTATAGATTTCatcttttcttcatatttatgtttaaaattCTCTAGTTCTCTACAGTAATCATTGtcattattattacattCTTTTACATACTCAATATATAAAtctgaacatttttttgcgcaatcACACTTGCATATTTTGGAATCATTA
It includes:
- a CDS encoding hypothetical protein (putative); translation: KNKNYNVAFNLYTDFLNSYISNNQDNIIQNYKEECEKIILEKSAKVIELYENFNNDSKICKCDCAKKCSDLYIEYVKECNNNDNDYCRELENFKHKYEEKMKSIETCSNGAHKILPSPIKQDLRVIVIIPIIILTTLSFLLFVLYKVKLFDLPINNRYYTYYCIFY